TGTGGTTGCCCGCCCATTCGAAATGGCTGACTGCTCCATCGAAGCCGGGCAGAAGTTCGCGCAGCGGACCGCCGGCCGCATCGGCCACCATGAGCCGGCCGGGGTCGGGATCGTGAACGTCCGCCGCGGCGATCAAACCGATTCGTTTGCCGTCCGGGCTCCATGCGACGCCGCCGAGTTTTCCTGGATTATCGACGCGCGCGAGCCCTTCTCCGGTCCTGGCGTCGAGCACGCGAACTTGCTGGCGCATGAACGAATCATCCACTGACGGCGTCGGAGCGGCGGTCACGAGCAGCCGATCATCCACGGGGCTCCAGTGCGCTTGATAAACGTGGCCCTCGAACGGGAGCGGTTTGGAAGGAGCTTTCTCGAAGAGCGTCACCGGCCAGATCTTGGCGGGCCGCCAATCCTCTTCGTAAATCTCGGCCTTGAATCCTCTCTCTTGAAGTTTCTTTTTTGCCTCAGGTTCAGCCTCGCTGGCAATGAGCGCCGCGCGCCGGCCATCCGGGGCCAGTGTATAGGCTGCGATGTCCGAGCCGATTTCAGCGGCTTTGCGCGCTTCACCGCCATCGACGGGAATGAGGTAGAGCGCTTTGGATTTGTCGTCTCCGCGTTTGGCGAGGAACGCGATCAGGCGGCCATCCGCGGTCCAGCGTACCGCACTGACGCTCACTTTGCCCGTGACAAAAGGCCGCGCGGCACCGTCGTGGGCGCCGACGATCCACAGCTCGCTCCACGGTTCGCCATCTTCGTCCACGTTTGGCTGGCGCGGCACGCCCAAGGTGTAGGCGACACGGCTGCCGTCAGGCGAAATGACGGCCGTGGTCACTTGCCGGAGCTCAGCGATGCGATGGGGCGTGAGGACGTTCTCGGCGGCCAAGGCACATGCCGCGATTAACGCCAGGATGGTTATGACGGCGCCCAGCACGGATGGCAGTGGGCGGAGGATCGAGTTCGTCTGAAGAATTTGGTGGCGATGAGCGGTGCAGGTTCGGCTTTTCACGATGGCGAAACGATTAACGAGTTTCGTAGCCCGAAGCAATCGTGAAGCGGTCACGAGGGCCATCCACCCGTTGTCGGGGGTGCGCTTAAGAGTGGCGGTCAGCGACTCCGATTGACTTCCTTCTCCCCAGGAGGAACGAGTGGGGAGAGGGTTGGAGAGAGGGGTCTCTTGGAAACATGAGAAGCGAGCCAACGCACCTCCTCTCCCCGGCCCTCTCCTCTCTTCGGGAAGAGAGGGAGAAGCCTTCATTGACCGACAGTTTCAATCGCACTCAGTTGCCGGTGGCATGGTAGCGAGATCTGGTCGATAGGATAGAGTGCAACTCTGCGCTACAACGGACGGAGTCAGCGACAACTTGTGGATGCACTGGGCGCTGACCTGCAGTCTGGAAGATTATTGAAAATCTGCGCGCGAGCTATCAGCAGGGCACGGCAATCCGTTCGACAAGAATTCCCTCGGCCAGCTTTGCGCCGATGCCCATCCGGCAATTGTCGATCTGGCAAATGACGCCGCCGCGTTGCGCCAGGCATTGGAGCACCTGCTGCTCGAAGAAGCCGATCTCTCGCAAACGCTGGCAAAGCTCGTCCGAAACGTTCAACCGCCGGATGCGCACGGTGGTTCCGGCCTGGATTTCGGTCAGGGGGCAGAGAGATTGCGCTCCGCAAATTTCACAATCCGGATTGGCGGTTTTGGGCGACGCAAAAGCGTTCATAAGCTGTCCGGTTCATACAGGCGAAGAGGCCGCCTCACTACACGTGGTTTGTTCAACGCTGCCTCTTTTTTGCCGCGAGCTGGAAAAAACAGGGCGAGTCCCACTGGCGAACCGCTCCAGACGGCGCTTCAGCGCTTTAAGGCCTCAACGACTATGACTGGCGGTTCTCATTTTGATTTGGGTAGGGCGAGCCTGTCCCAGCGAGCCGTCTTCAACGTGTTCCTGATACGTCGGACACGGCTCGCCGGGACGGACTCGCCCTACCGATGTGAACTGAGGCGCTATTTGCAACAAGGTTTT
Above is a window of Verrucomicrobiota bacterium DNA encoding:
- a CDS encoding ferrous iron transport protein A, coding for MNAFASPKTANPDCEICGAQSLCPLTEIQAGTTVRIRRLNVSDELCQRLREIGFFEQQVLQCLAQRGGVICQIDNCRMGIGAKLAEGILVERIAVPC
- a CDS encoding S9 family peptidase, with amino-acid sequence MKASPSLPEERRGPGRGGALARFSCFQETPLSNPLPTRSSWGEGSQSESLTATLKRTPDNGWMALVTASRLLRATKLVNRFAIVKSRTCTAHRHQILQTNSILRPLPSVLGAVITILALIAACALAAENVLTPHRIAELRQVTTAVISPDGSRVAYTLGVPRQPNVDEDGEPWSELWIVGAHDGAARPFVTGKVSVSAVRWTADGRLIAFLAKRGDDKSKALYLIPVDGGEARKAAEIGSDIAAYTLAPDGRRAALIASEAEPEAKKKLQERGFKAEIYEEDWRPAKIWPVTLFEKAPSKPLPFEGHVYQAHWSPVDDRLLVTAAPTPSVDDSFMRQQVRVLDARTGEGLARVDNPGKLGGVAWSPDGKRIGLIAAADVHDPDPGRLMVADAAGGPLRELLPGFDGAVSHFEWAGNHTISYVAAIGVETVFAKIDVGSTAREPQPIFGPTGPVLGSLSISENGQHAALIASFPAHPPELFTWRQGDATPRRRTDSNPALEKTRLARQEVIRHKARDGLALEGILIRPLDEKPGTRYPLILAVHGGPEAHVSHGWLTTYSLPGQVAAARGMAVFYPNYRGSTGRGVAFSKLGQGDAAGKEFDDLIDAVDHLISIGLADRAKVGVTGGSYGGYATAWCSTRYSERFAAGVMFVGISDKLSKVGTTDIPNEEFYVHSLKRPWDDWKFLLERSPIYHAAQGRTPLLILHGKDDPRVNVGQSRELYRHLKLHNRAPVRLVLYPGEVHGNRKAAARLDYNLRLMQWMEHYLQGPGGAMPPMEITYTDPASGN